A single window of Triplophysa dalaica isolate WHDGS20190420 chromosome 14, ASM1584641v1, whole genome shotgun sequence DNA harbors:
- the trpm7 gene encoding transient receptor potential cation channel subfamily M member 7, translating to MSQKSWIENTFTRRECVYILPVSKDPHRCLPGCQICQQLVRCCCGRLVRQHVGFSATLPVKYSDVRLAEGEPSDVEQWSVEKHTEETPTDAYGVINFQGGSHSYRAKYVRLSYDSRPEAILRLMLKEWQMELPKIVISVHGGIQNFDLHPRIKHVVGKGLIKAAVTTGAWILTGGVNTGVAKHVGDALKEHLSRSSRKICTVGIAPWGVIENRNDLIGRDVVAPYHTLLNPLSKLNVLNNFHSHFILVDDGTVGKYGAEVKLRRELEKHINLQRIHARIGQGIPVVALIFEGGPNVILTVLEYLQESPPVPVVVCEGTGRAADILAYVHKQTEPDGALPDGVEADIIATIKKTFNFSQSDALHLFQTLMECMKSKELITVFHVGSEDQDIDVAILKSLLKGTNASAFDQLVLTLAWDRVDIAKDHVFVYGQQLLVGSLEQAMLDALVMDRVEFVKLLIENGVSMHRFLTITRLEELYNTKQTPTNPTLYHLVRDVKQGNLPPNYKITLIDVGLVIEFLMGGTYRCNYTRKRFRIIYNNLHGNSRRSGRHTGSTSHESFSIQADKKEKTRHNHFIKTAQPYKPRLDSTSEQQKKKSKEEVVDIDDPETRRFPYPFNELLVWAVLMKRQKMSLFFWQHGEESMAKALVASKLLRSMGYEAKKSDVVDDTSEELKEYSNEFGTLAVDLLEQSFRQDETMAMKLLTYELKNWSNSTCLKLAVSSRLRPFVAHTCTQMLLSDMWMGRLNMRKNSWYKVILSILVPPAILLLEYKTKAEMSHIPQSQDAHQSMEDSEHNLQNPDDIQMDVFKEVRTTDNAEIKSESEVHVRSRRLPITRKFYAFYHAPIVKFWFNTLFYIGFLMLYSFVVLVKMEPLPSPQEWVVILYIFTLAVEKLREMFMSEGGKISQKIKVWFADYFNISDFLAILMFFVGFGLRFGKENVLITGRIVYCLNIIFWYVRLLDILAVNQHAGPYVMMIGKMVANMFYIVVIMSVVLLSYGVPRKAILYPNEEPSWTLAKDVVFQPYWMMYGEVYAYEIDVCANSTDNNFQHLCDTGVWLTPLLQAVYLFVQYILMVNLLIAFFNNVYLQVKSMSNLVWKYQRYHFILAYHDKPILPPPLILLSHVVSVLSSICRKRKKDSGTYGPKLFLTEEDQKKLHDFEEQCVETYFHEKDDHFHSGSEERIRLTSDRVETMCVQLKEVGNKVNFIKRSLHTLDSQIGHLQDLSALTVDTLKALTAQRASEASKVHNQITRELSVSKNLGPGLSDITGHSKSSALVRCSVGFLPPATSIADSLFGGGAKDRMQRHEAEPPLSPGRYFAPLAPEAGSSGHAAPQMRSLRDSHRRSPQLSRREEDGAASSPISAPAGTATFFVSTPTQLADSRTHSPPHARRTEPLHPSVEFGAFVGHRVDSEGQRSFPKEVSATGRQLSPSRKDQDAGHIRIVNSYAGFTEFDRNPSILHPESTLRKREKSRVSLEDISRHEDLSVAVLLGKSVQSSKLTAGDDVSNAAAGVYAARHTHLSARKDSIGSPFKPMETYQYSAVERNNLMRLSQSIPFTPVPPKGEPVTVYRLEESSPNSINNSMSSWAQRGLCAKIEFLSKEEMGGGLRRALKVLCTWSEYDILKPGHLYIVKSFLPGVVNTWQSIYKEETVLHLCLREIQQQRAAQKLTFAFNQIRPKTFPYSPRFLEVFLLYCHSAGQWFAIEECITGDFRKFNNNNGDEIVPTNLLEETMLAFSHWTYEYTRGELLVLDLQGVGEILTDPSVIKSGEKGSYDMIFGPANLGDDAIRNFRAKHHCNSCCRKLKLPDLKRNDYTPDKPAVAPQHESSEGPSHSTPTGGATKEQRPSMRLML from the exons TCCCAGAAGTCCTGGATAGAAAACACGTTCACCAGGAGGGAATGTGTTTATATACTGCCTGTGTCCAAAGACCCGCACAg ATGTCTGCCGGGATGTCAGATCTGTCAGCAGCTCGTACG atgctGCTGTGGGCGTTTGGTCCGGCAGCACGTGGGCTTCAGTGCGACTCTGCCGGTGAAATACTCAGACGTGCGTTTGGCTGAAGGGGAGCCGTCAGATGTGGAGCAGTGGTCTGTGGAGAAACACACCGAGGAGACGCCCACTGACGCTTATGGAGTCATCAACTTCCAGGGCGGATCTCATTCATACAGAGCCAAg TATGTGCGTCTGTCATACGACTCTCGACCGGAAGCCATCTTGAGACTCATGCTGAAGGAATGGCAGATGGAGCTGCCGAAGATCGTCATCAGCGTTCACGGCGGCATCCAGAACTTTGACCTGCATCCACGGATCAAACATGTGGTGGGAAAAGGACTCATTAAAGCTGCCGTGACCACAGGGGCCTGGATCCTGACGGGCGGAGTcaacacag GTGTGGCCAAGCATGTAGGGGACGCGCTGAAAGAACATCTATCCAGATCATCACGCAAAATCTGCACGGTTGGAATCGCACCCTGGGGAGTCATCGAGAACAGGAACGACCTCATCGGAAGAGAT gttGTTGCACCGTATCACACTCTGTTGAATCCTCTCAGCAAACTCAACGTGTTGAATAACTTTCACTCACACTTCATTCTGGTGGATGATGGGACGGTGGGGAAATACGGAGCTGAAGTCAAACTGAGGAGAGAGCTGGAGAAACACATCAACCTCCAGAGGATACACGCAC gcatCGGTCAGGGCATCCCTGTGGTGGCACTGATTTTTGAAGGAGGTCCGAATGTGATCCTGACGGTGTTGGAGTATCTGCAGGAGAGTCCACCGGTACCTGTGGTGGTGTGTGAGGGAACCGGACGAGCCGCTGATATACTGGCATACGTTCACAAACAGACCGAGCCAGACGg TGCACTGCCTGACGGTGTTGAAGCTGACATCATCGCCACAATCAAGAAAACGTTCAACTTCAGTCAAAGTGATGCGCTGCATCTGTTCCAAACGCTCATGGAGTGCATGAAGAGCAAAGAgctg ATCACAGTATTTCACGTTGGTTCAGAGGATCAAGACATTGATGTGGCGATTCTCAAGAGTCTTCTCAaag gcACAAACGCATCAGCCTTTGATCAGCTGGTCCTGACGCTGGCGTGGGACAGGGTGGACATCGCTAAAGATCACGTCTTTGTTTATGGACAACAGTTGCTG gtggGCTCTCTTGAACAGGCCATGTTGGATGCGTTGGTGATGGATCGTGTGGAGTTTGTGAAACTTCTCATTGAGAACGGTGTCAGCATGCACAGATTCCTGACAATTACACGCCTGGAGGAGCTCTACAATACG AAACAAACACCAACAAACCCAACTCTCTATCACCTGGTGAGGGACGTCAAACAG GGTAACCTCCCGCCCaattataaaatcacattaatcgATGTTGGATTGGTGATCGAGTTTCTCATGGGAGGAACGTACAGATGTAACTACACCCGCAAACGCTTCCGCATCATATACAACAACCTGCACGGAAACAGTCGG CGGTCGGGGAGACACACGGGCAGCACCTCGCACGAGTCCTTCAGCATTCAAGCagataaaaaagagaaaaccaGACACAATCACTTCATCAAGACGGCACAGCCCTACAAACCCAGA CTTGACTCCACTTCTGAGCAGCAGAAGAAGAAGAGCAAAGAGGAGGTGGTGGACATCGACGACCCCGAGACCCGACGCTTCCCGTACCCCTTCAATGAGCTGCTGGTGTGGGCCGTGCTGATGAAGAGACAGAAGATGTCGCTGTTCTTCTGGCAGCACGGAGAAGAGTCCATGGCCAAAGCTCTGGTGGCCAGCAAACTCCTGCGCTCCATGGGCTACGAGGCCAAGAAGAGCGACGTGGTGGACGACACCTCAGAGGAGCTGAAGGAATACTCcaa TGAGTTCGGGACGCTGGCGGTGGATCTGTTGGAGCAGTCGTTCAGGCAGGACGAGACCATGGCCATGAAGCTCCTGACGTACGAGCTGAAGAACTGGAGCAACTCCACCTGTTTGAAGCTGGCCGTGTCGTCTCGACTCCGCCCCTTTGTGGCTCACACCTGTACACAGATGCTGCTGTCCGACATGTGGATGGGACGACTGAACATGCGCAAGAACTCCTGGTACAAG GTGATCTTGAGCATCCTCGTTCCTCCGGCAATCCTTCTGCTGGAGTACAAGACCAAAGCTGAGATGTCCCACATTCCCCAGTCTCAAGACGCCCATCAGAGCATGGAGGACAGCGAACACAACCTGCAAAACCCTGACGACATCCAGATG gacGTGTTTAAGGAAGTTCGTACCACTGACAATGCAGAAATCAAAAGTGAATCGGAGGTCCATGTTCGTTCTCGCCGCTTACCCATCACACGCAAGTTCTACGCTTTTTACCACGCTCCCATTGTCAAGTTCTGGTTCAACACG CTCTTTTATATCGGCTTCCTGATGTTATATTCATTTGTGGTGTTGGTGAAAATGGAGCCCCTTCCATCACCTCAGGAGTGGGTCGTCATTCTCTACATCTTTACACTGGCTGTGGAGAAGCTACGTGag ATGTTCATGTCAGAAGGAGGAAAGATCAGTCAGAAGATTAAAGTCTGGTTTGCAgattatttcaatatttctgACTTTCTGGCCATCCTCATGTTCTTTGTGGGGTTCGGTCTGCGCTTCGGGAAGGAAAACGTGTTAATCACGGGCCGGATCGTCTACTGTTTGAATATCATCTTCTGGTACGTGCGACTGCTGGATATTCTGGCCGTCAATCAGCACGCCGGCCCGTACGTCATGATGATTGGAAAAATG GTGGCTAACATGTTTTATATCGTGGTGATCATGTCGGTTGTGTTGCTAAGTTACGGAGTTCCCCGCAAAGCCATACTGTACCCGAACGAGGAACCCTCGTGGACTTTAGCCAAAGACGTGGTTTTCCAGCCATACTGGATGATGTACGGGGAAGTGTACGCCTATGAGATTGACG tGTGTGCAAACTCCACCGACAATAATTTTCAGCATCTGTGTGACACGGGCGTGTGGTTGACACCTCTGCTTCAGGCCGTCTATCTCTTTGTTCAGTACATTCTGATGGTCAATCTGCTCATCGCCTTCTTCAA TAACGTGTACCTGCAGGTGAAGTCCATGTCAAATCTGGTGTGGAAATACCAGCGATACCATTTCATCCTGGCATATCACGACAAACCCATCCTGCCCCCCCCTCTGATCCTGCTCAGTCACGTGGTGTCTGTGCTGTCGTCCATCTGCAGGAAGAGAAAGAAGGACAGCGGCACCTACGGGCCGA AACTCTTCCTGACAGAGGAGGACCAGAAGAAGCTTCACGACTTTGAGGAACAGTGTGTGGAGACATACTTCCATGAGAAGGACGACCACTTTCATTCTGGCAGTGAAGAGAGAATCCGACTCACATCCGACAG GGTGGAGACGATGTGCGTTCAGCTGAAGGAGGTCGGGAACAAAGTGAACTTCATTAAGCGATCGCTGCACACTCTGGATTCTCAGATCGGACACCTGCAGGATCTCTCGGCGCTCACGGTGGACACGCTGAAGGCCCTGACAGCACAGCGGGCATCTGAGGCCAGCAAAGTCCACAACCAGATCACCCGTGAGCTCAGCGTCTCCAAGAACCTGGGGCCTGGCCTGAGTGACATCACGGGACACTCCAAATCCAGCGCTCTGGTGCGGTGCAGTGTGGGTTTCCTGCCCCCTGCCACCAGCATAGCGGACTCGTTGTTTGGGGGCGGAGCCAAAGACAGAATGCAGCGTCACGAGGCTGAGCCTCCTCTGAGCCCTGGAAGGTACTTTGCTCCGTTGGCGCCAGAGGCCGGGTCGTCTGGTCACGCCGCACCGCAGATGCGCTCGCTCAGGGATTCTCACAGGCGCTCTCCTCAGCTGAGTCGGCGCGAGGAGGACGGCGCTGCCTCGAGTCCCATCAGTGCCCCGGCTGGAACGGCCACGTTCTTCGTCAGCACGCCCACGCAGCTCGCCGACTCTCGGACGCATTCGCCGCCTCACGCCCGCCGCACGGAGCCGCTGCACCCCTCCGTGGAGTTTGGGGCCTTCGTGG GTCACAGGGTCGATTCAGAGGGTCAGAGGTCCTTCCCTAAAGAGGTTTCGGCTACCGGCCGGCAGCTCAGCCCATCCAGAAAGGATCAGGATGCG ggTCACATACGGATAGTGAACTCATACGCCGGTTTCACAGAGTTTGACAGAAACCCTTCGATCTTGCATCCAGAGTCCA cgCTCCGTAAACGGGAGAAGAGTCGCGTGTCATTGGAGGACATCTCACGGCATGAGGATCTTTCAGTGGCTGTGCTATTG GGTAAATCAGTGCAATCCAGCAAACT GACTGCAGGAGATGATGTTTCTAATG ctgCAGCGGGTGTGTACGCGGCCCGACACACACACCTCAGTGCACGCAAGGACT CAATCGGTTCTCCCTTCAAGCCCATGGAGACGTATCAGTACTCag CGGTGGAACGTAATAACTTGATGCGGTTGTCTCAGAGTATTCCATTTACCCCAGTGCCCCCTAAAG GTGAACCCGTCACCGTGTATCGGCTGGAGGAAAGTTCTCCAAACAGCATAAATAACAGCATGTCCTCGTGGGCTCAGCGTGGACTCTGTGCAAAGATCGAGTTCCTCAGTAAAGAGGAGATGGGCGGCGGTCTGCGGAGGGCGCTGAAAGTTCTCTGCACTTGGTCAGAGTACGACATTCTGAAACCAGGACACCTGTATATCGTCAAATCCTTCCTACCTGGGGTGGTCAACACATGGCAAAGCATTTACAAAGAAGAGACGGTCCTGCATCTCTGTCTCAGG GAAATTCAGCAGCAGAGAGCAGCTCAGAAACTCACATTTGCCTTCAATCAGATCAGACCTAAAACATTCCCATACTCCCCCAG GTTTCTGGAGGTGTTTCTGCTGTATTGTCACTCTGCGGGTCAGTGGTTTGCCATCGAGGAGTGCATCACCGGAGACTTCCGCAAGTTCAATAACAACAACGGAGATGAAATCGTTCCCACCAATCTGCTGGAAGAAACCATGCTGGCGTTCAGTCACTGGACATATGAATACACACGAGGAGAGCTGCTGGTGCTGGATCTGCAGG GGGTGGGCGAGATTCTAACAGATCCCTCCGTCATTAAGAGTGGAGAGAAAGG GTCTTACGATATGATCTTCGGTCCTGCAAACCTGGGAGATGATGCCATCCGCAATTTCCGTGCCAAACATCACTGTAACTCCTGCTGCAGAAAACTCAAACTTCCAG ATCTGAAGAGAAACGACTACACTCCAGATAAACCGGCAGTGGCACCGCAGCACGAATCCTCCGAGGGCCCGTCCCACTCCACGCCTACAGGGGGCGCTACTAAAGAACAGCGCCCGTCAATGCGCTTAATGCTGTGA